Proteins encoded together in one Bactrocera neohumeralis isolate Rockhampton unplaced genomic scaffold, APGP_CSIRO_Bneo_wtdbg2-racon-allhic-juicebox.fasta_v2 cluster11, whole genome shotgun sequence window:
- the LOC126766217 gene encoding uncharacterized protein LOC126766217: MLNTESIGPLSKTKGAISYGFEMVVLKVLPSDARADGPQAAVPAVEVSKVTDGQTTVEIGATEGANGQMTVEIDPDLSDVASVGGGSSIGDSVFSLERLFEEVRVDHDLGAEIALLEESLKDEIPPD; encoded by the coding sequence ATGCTAAACACGGAATCCATCGGTCCTCTCAGCAAAACAAAGGGAGCCATAAGCTATGGTTTTGAGATGGTAGTGCTGAAAGTACTTCCATCTGATGCCAGGGCTGATGGCCCCCAAGCTGCGGTGCCTGCGGTGGAGGTGTCGAAGGTTACTGACGGTCAAACGACCGTGGAAATCGGTGCGACAGAGGGCGCCAACGGTCAAATGACCGTGGAAATCGATCCGGATCTCTCGGATGTGGCGAGTGTTGGGGGCGGTTCGTCGATTGGCGACTCCGTCTTCAGCCTCGAACGACTGTTTGAGGAGGTTCGGGTCGACCACGACTTGGGCGCTGAAATAGCGCTCCTGGAGGAAAGTCTGAAGGATGAAATTCCTCCAGATTAA